Proteins encoded in a region of the Tribolium castaneum strain GA2 chromosome 7, icTriCast1.1, whole genome shotgun sequence genome:
- the Uba3 gene encoding nedd8-activating enzyme E1 catalytic subunit, with amino-acid sequence MSETQEQKRWGHLRKVLERPGPFCHPEFEPSPEIMDFIVTSCKVLVVGAGGLGCELLKDLALMGFKQIHVIDMDTIDLSNLNRQFLFRQKDIGQSKAKVAAAFINKRVPGCQVTPHFCKIQDYDESFYRSFHIMVCGLDSIVARRWINGMILSLLSYEDGVLDNSTIIPLVDGGTEGFKGNARVIVPGNNACVECTLDLYPPQITYPLCTIANTPRLPEHCIEYVKVVLWPKENPFNAPLDGDDSQHIGWVYEKSLERASQFNIPGVTYRLVQGVVKHIIPAVASTNAVIAGVCATEVFKIATSCCLPLNNYMVFNDVDGIYTYTYAAERRDNCVVCSQVPQTLPIEDPSKVKLKDLIKILCEDEMFQMKNPGLTTVIDGKNKTLYISTIKSIEERTRDNLNKTLVELGLKDGMDIMVADATSPMTLVFTLKFATSDVEMK; translated from the exons ATGAGCGAAACGCAAGAACAGAAGCGCTGGGGGCACCTGCGCAAGGTGCTGGAGCGTCCGGGCCCCTTTTGCCACCCGGAGTTCGAGCCGTCACCCGAAATCATGGATTTTATCGTAACCTCCTGCAAGGTGCTTGTCGTGGGGGCCGGGGGCCTGGGCTGCGAACTGTTGAAGGACTTGGCTTTGATGGGGTTCAAGCAGATCCACGTCATCGACATGGACACGATCGACTTGTCGAATTTGAACCGCCAGTTTCTGTTCAGACAGAAGGACATTGGGCAGTCCAAGGCCAAAGTGGCGGCGGCTTTCATCAACAAGCGCGTGCCTGGGTGCCAGGTGACGCcccatttttgcaaaatacaaGACTACGATGAGAGTTTTTATCGGAGTTTTCACATTATGGTGTGCGGGTTGGACTCGATCGTGGCCAGGAGGTGGATTAATGGCATGATTTTGTCGCTCTTGAGCTACGAGGATGGGGTGCTGGATAATTCGACCATTATTCCATTGGTGGATGGAG gTACTGAGGGTTTTAAGGGCAACGCCCGCGTCATAGTCCCTGGCAACAACGCCTGTGTTGAGTGCACCCTTGACTTGTACCCCCCTCAGATCACCTACCCTTTGTGCACAATCGCCAACACACCCCGCCTGCCTGAACACTGCATTGAATACGTAAAGGTGGTTTTGTGGCCCAAGGAGAACCCCTTTAATGCGCCCCTGGACGGAGACGACTCCCAGCACATTGGCTGGGTTTACGAAAAGTCCCTGGAAAGGGCGTCCCAGTTCAATATCCCTGGAGTGACTTACCGCCTTGTTCAAGGCGTCGTAAAGCACATTATTCCAGCAGTGGCGTCAACTAACGCCGTTATTGCCGGAGTTTGCGCCACAGAAGTGTTTAAAATCGCAACGAGTTGTTGTCTACCGTTGAATAATTACATGGTTTTCAATGACGTGGACGGGATTTACACTTACACTTACGCAGCGGAACGGAGGGACAATTGTGTGGTTTGCTCCCAAGTGCCGCAAACTCTACCGATTGAGGATCCGAGTAAAGTCAAGCTGAAGGATTTGATTAAAATCCTGTGTGAGGATGAGATGTTTCAAATGAAAAATCCAGGTTTAACCACGGTTATTGATGGGAAAAATAAGACTTTGTACATTTCCACGATTAAGAGTATAGAGGAGAGGACCAGGGATAATTTAAATAAGACTTTAGTTGAGTTGGGGCTTAAGGATGGCATGGATATCATGGTCGCAGATGCTACGTCTCCCATGACGTTGGTTTTCACACTTAAGTTTGCAACGAGCGATGTTGAGATGAAGtaa
- the LOC658078 gene encoding proliferation-associated protein 2G4 yields the protein MADEKNVEKTISEDLVVTKYKMAGEIVNRILKQVLEKCKPGSSVREICEFGDQLITEETSKVFKKEKELKKGIAFPTCVSVNNCICHFSPIASESDYVLKDGDMVKVDLGAHIDGFIAVVAHTIILGVSSEHKATDRKADVMLAAHYASEAALRLLKPGNETYTITDAVQRVAESFKCKPVEGMLSHQLKQFKIDGEKTIIQNPNEAQKKEHEKFELDKHEVYAMDVLISTGEGVGREGDNRVSIYKKTDETYQLKLKASRMFYSEVRTKHGNMPFNLRSFQDETKAKMGVVECVKNKLIEPFQVLYEKPGEFVAHFKFTVLLMPNGPHKITGLPFDPELYKSEHSISDPQVQSILKSSANPKAAKKKKRKTEGEVDQPMEVEAVA from the exons ATGGCGGACGAGAAAAATGTGGAGAAAACAATTTCGGAAGACTTGGTCGTTACCAAGTATAAAATGGCCGGAGAAATTGTTAACA GAATTTTGAAACAAGTTCTCGAAAAATGTAAGCCAGGCAGCTCAGTTCGCGAGATTTGCGAGTTCGGAGACCAGCTTATCACGGAAGAAACGAGCAAAGTTTTCAAGAAGGAGAAGGAGCTAAAGAAGGGAATTGCCTTCCCGACGTGTGTCTCGGTCAACAACTGTATTTGCCATTTTTCTCCCATTGCCAGTGAGTCTGATTATGTCCTGAAGGACGGGGATATGGTCAAAGt TGATTTGGGCGCGCATATCGACGGTTTCATCGCCGTGGTGGCCCACACGATAATCCTAGGTGTCTCAAGCGAGCACAAGGCCACCGATCGAAAAGCCGACGTAATGCTCGCAGCACATTATGCTTCCGAAGCCGCTCTAAGACTACTAAAGCCCGGCAACGAAACATACACAATCACTGACGCCGTTCAAAGAGTGGCCGAATCGTTCAAATGTAAGCCAGTCGAGGGCATGTTAAGCCACCAACTGAAACAGTTCAAAATCGACGGCGAGAAAACCATCATTCAAAACCCGAACGAAGCGCAGAAGAAAGAGCACGAAAAGTTCGAACTGGACAAGCATGAGGTGTATGCCATGGACGTGCTGATCAGCACCGGCGAAGGCGTGGGCAGAGAGGGCGATAATCGTGTCtcgatttacaaaaaaaccgACGAAACTTATCAGTTAAAACTCAAAGCTTCGAGGATGTTTTACAGCGAAGTGCGCACCAAGCACGGGAATATGCCCTTCAACTTGAGGAGTTTTCAGGACGAGACCAAGGCCAAAATGGGGGTGGTGGAGTGcgtcaaaaataagttaataGAACCGTTCCAAGTGCTTTACGAAAAACCGG GCGAATTTGTGGCCCATTTCAAGTTCACGGTGTTGTTGATGCCGAACGGCCCCCACAAAATCACAGGGCTGCCTTTCGACCCCGAACTGTACAAATCGGAGCACTCCATCAGCGATCCACAAGTCCAGTCGATACTCAAGAGTTCTGCTAACCCTAAAGCtgccaaaaagaaaaaaaggaaGACGGAAGGTGAAGTGGACCAACCAATGGAAGTCGAAGCTGtagcttaa
- the Moca-cyp gene encoding peptidyl-prolyl cis-trans isomerase G isoform X2: protein MEEQPKERVRCFFDVSIGGLQSGRIVFELFTDIVPKTCENFRCLCTGEKGIGVNTKKALHFKGVVFHRVVKDFIIQGGDFSNGNGTGGESVYGGTFEDENFELKHDQPLLLSMANRGKDTNGSQFFITTQPAPHLDNVHVVFGRVVGGVDVVRQIESLPVDANSRPLQDAKIVKCGELVRQVKAKKDKKKKKEENENEEESSGDEKKKKKHKKDKKKEKKEKKHKGKTDSEEEGELKDLHPLATVTDINPDDIPDVPFNKFLMRGPQEKDKDRKFNKKRKDDFRRDRNRREWDNHSFNRRDRPITTKSGRIIKGRGKFRYRTPSRSRSRSGTPLHWRKEESRVIKLSEFEKLEQERRKREERRKIEETQPDDNEPDPTTNDDKNKEVDYNALDYEDNQSEEEETVKKQVPSLVQYPLPGTFNPNNETDQKNNKDAMINNTKSDVMAMALGVQVKTGEEEAAKNETKQNDDKKRALPEAANKKEEVLRTGRNKFETEKPDNEYKNGNYREANRRRVERRPFEDRRPVRRGFVRRDRGRYVPYPSRDRKYRRSPRSRSRRSHNRHSRSRKTPSPDKEKATRNRSKSSEDEKKAKKHESNNQKIDDAEEKYKKLLILRKQMELLEMKKKKEVEQKLLEEKHRKAKEEADMLEKAKKAKREAIEKEKLLKTYKVLQELDKNSSSKAKRERSYSSSSSSYSDSSSDSSRQSKRRRRSRSRSRRKDKRRSSSRGRSKRRGYTPKRKR from the exons atggAGGAGCAGCCCAAAGAACGCGTCCGCTGCTTTTTCGATGTTTCGATCGGCGGTTTGCAGTCCGGACgcattgtttttgagttatttacTGATATTGTGCCGAAAACATGCGAAAATTTCAGGTGTTTGTGTACGGGGGAAAAGGGCATTGGGGTGAATACGAAGAAAGCGTTGCATTTCAAG GGGGTGGTTTTCCATCGAGTCGTCAAGGATTTTATCATCCAGGGAGGGGATTTTTCCAATGGGAATGGGACTGGGGGTGAGAGTGTCTATGGAGGAACTTTTGAAG atgaaaattttgaactgAAACACGACCAACCTCTTCTCCTATCAATGGCAAATCGAGGAAAGGACACAAACGGTTCTCAATTCTTTAT TACTACACAACCGGCCCCTCATCTCGACAA tgtACATGTTGTCTTTGGACGTGTTGTCGGAGGAGTTGATGTTGTACGTCAGATTGAATCACTACCAGTTGATGCCAACAGTCGGCCACTTCAAGACGCGAAAATTGTCAAGTGTGGCGAACTTGTAAGACAGGTCAAAG cgaAAAAGgacaagaagaagaagaaggaaGAAAACGAAAACGAGGAGGAATCATCCGGcgatgaaaagaaaaaaaagaaacacaaaaaagacaaaaagaaGGAGAAGAAAGAAAAGAAACACAAAGG aAAAACCGATTCGGAAGAGGAAGGCGAACTGAAAGATCTTCACCCTTTGGCCACAGTCACTGATATTAACCCTGATGATATCCCGGACGTTCCATTCAATAAATTTCTAATGAGAGGTCCGCAAGAAAAAGATAAGGACCgaaagtttaacaaaaaaagaaaag ATGATTTTAGAAGAGATCGGAATCGTCGAGAGTGGGATAATCACAGTTTTAACCGAAGAGATCGCCCCATTACGACCAAAAGTGGCCGAATTATCAAAGGAAGGGGAAAATTC AGATACAGAACCCCGTCCCGAAGCCGCTCCCGCAGCGGCACGCCCCTGCATTGGCGTAAGGAAGAGTCCCGCGTGATAAAACTCTCCGAATTCGAAAAACTCGAACAAGAGCGCCGAAAACGTGAAGAACGCCGCAAAATTGAAGAAACCCAACCCGACGACAATGAACCAGACCCCACAACCAACGACGACAAAAACAAAGAAGTCGATTACAACGCCCTCGACTACGAAGACAACCAATCCGAGGAGGAAGAAACGGTAAAAAAACAAGTCCCAAGCCTCGTCCAGTACCCACTCCCTGGCACTTTCAACCCAAATAACGAAACCGACcagaaaaacaacaaagaCGCGATGATTAACAACACAAAGAGCGACGTCATGGCGATGGCGTTGGGCGTCCAGGTGAAGACCGGCGAAGAGGAGGCGGCGAAAAACGAAACGAAGCAAAACGACGACAAGAAACGAGCACTTCCCGAAGCTGCGAACAAGAAAGAGGAGGTTTTACGGACTGGACGTAATAAATTCGAGACGGAAAAGCCCGATAATGAATATAAAAACGGTAATTATCGTGAAGCGAACCGACGGCGGGTTGAAAGACGTCCGTTTGAAGACCGGAGGCCCGTTCGGAGAGGTTTCGTCCGACGGGATCGCGGGCGCTATGTTCCCTACCCGTCACGTGACCGGAAATACCGGAGGTCGCCAAGGTCCAGGTCCAGGCGCTCGCATAATAGACACTCCAGGAGTCGCAAAACACCGTCTCCAGATAAAGAAAAGGCGACGAGAAATCGCTCGAAATCGTCCGAGGAtgagaaaaaagcaaaaaaacacgAAAGCAACAATCAGAAGATTGACGATGCTGAAGAGAAGTATAAGAAGTTGTTGATTTTGCGGAAACAGATGGAATTGCTGGAaatgaagaagaagaaagagGTGGAGCAAAAATTGCTGGAGGAGAAGCATCGGAAGGCGAAAGAGGAGGCTGATATGTTGGAGAAGGCAAAGAAGGCGAAACGTGAGGCGATTGAGAAGGAGAAGTTGTTGAAGACTTATAAAGTGTTGCAAGAGTTGGATAAGAATAGTTCGAGTAAAGCGAAACGAGAGAGGAGTTATAGTTCCAGTTCGAGCAGTTATAGCGACAGTTCAAGCGATTCTTCGAG gCAGTCGAAGAGACGCCGCAGGTCCCGATCGCGTTCCCGCAGGAAGGACAAGAGGCGAAGCAGTTCAAGAGGACGATCGAAACGTCGAGGCTACACTCCAAAAAGGAAAAGATAA
- the Moca-cyp gene encoding peptidyl-prolyl cis-trans isomerase G isoform X1: MEEQPKERVRCFFDVSIGGLQSGRIVFELFTDIVPKTCENFRCLCTGEKGIGVNTKKALHFKGVVFHRVVKDFIIQGGDFSNGNGTGGESVYGGTFEDENFELKHDQPLLLSMANRGKDTNGSQFFITTQPAPHLDNVHVVFGRVVGGVDVVRQIESLPVDANSRPLQDAKIVKCGELVRQVKAKKDKKKKKEENENEEESSGDEKKKKKHKKDKKKEKKEKKHKGKTDSEEEGELKDLHPLATVTDINPDDIPDVPFNKFLMRGPQEKDKDRKFNKKRKGFSRIIIIIKNNNNFLTDDFRRDRNRREWDNHSFNRRDRPITTKSGRIIKGRGKFRYRTPSRSRSRSGTPLHWRKEESRVIKLSEFEKLEQERRKREERRKIEETQPDDNEPDPTTNDDKNKEVDYNALDYEDNQSEEEETVKKQVPSLVQYPLPGTFNPNNETDQKNNKDAMINNTKSDVMAMALGVQVKTGEEEAAKNETKQNDDKKRALPEAANKKEEVLRTGRNKFETEKPDNEYKNGNYREANRRRVERRPFEDRRPVRRGFVRRDRGRYVPYPSRDRKYRRSPRSRSRRSHNRHSRSRKTPSPDKEKATRNRSKSSEDEKKAKKHESNNQKIDDAEEKYKKLLILRKQMELLEMKKKKEVEQKLLEEKHRKAKEEADMLEKAKKAKREAIEKEKLLKTYKVLQELDKNSSSKAKRERSYSSSSSSYSDSSSDSSRQSKRRRRSRSRSRRKDKRRSSSRGRSKRRGYTPKRKR, translated from the exons atggAGGAGCAGCCCAAAGAACGCGTCCGCTGCTTTTTCGATGTTTCGATCGGCGGTTTGCAGTCCGGACgcattgtttttgagttatttacTGATATTGTGCCGAAAACATGCGAAAATTTCAGGTGTTTGTGTACGGGGGAAAAGGGCATTGGGGTGAATACGAAGAAAGCGTTGCATTTCAAG GGGGTGGTTTTCCATCGAGTCGTCAAGGATTTTATCATCCAGGGAGGGGATTTTTCCAATGGGAATGGGACTGGGGGTGAGAGTGTCTATGGAGGAACTTTTGAAG atgaaaattttgaactgAAACACGACCAACCTCTTCTCCTATCAATGGCAAATCGAGGAAAGGACACAAACGGTTCTCAATTCTTTAT TACTACACAACCGGCCCCTCATCTCGACAA tgtACATGTTGTCTTTGGACGTGTTGTCGGAGGAGTTGATGTTGTACGTCAGATTGAATCACTACCAGTTGATGCCAACAGTCGGCCACTTCAAGACGCGAAAATTGTCAAGTGTGGCGAACTTGTAAGACAGGTCAAAG cgaAAAAGgacaagaagaagaagaaggaaGAAAACGAAAACGAGGAGGAATCATCCGGcgatgaaaagaaaaaaaagaaacacaaaaaagacaaaaagaaGGAGAAGAAAGAAAAGAAACACAAAGG aAAAACCGATTCGGAAGAGGAAGGCGAACTGAAAGATCTTCACCCTTTGGCCACAGTCACTGATATTAACCCTGATGATATCCCGGACGTTCCATTCAATAAATTTCTAATGAGAGGTCCGCAAGAAAAAGATAAGGACCgaaagtttaacaaaaaaagaaaaggtttttctcgaattattattattattaaaaataataataattttcttacAGATGATTTTAGAAGAGATCGGAATCGTCGAGAGTGGGATAATCACAGTTTTAACCGAAGAGATCGCCCCATTACGACCAAAAGTGGCCGAATTATCAAAGGAAGGGGAAAATTC AGATACAGAACCCCGTCCCGAAGCCGCTCCCGCAGCGGCACGCCCCTGCATTGGCGTAAGGAAGAGTCCCGCGTGATAAAACTCTCCGAATTCGAAAAACTCGAACAAGAGCGCCGAAAACGTGAAGAACGCCGCAAAATTGAAGAAACCCAACCCGACGACAATGAACCAGACCCCACAACCAACGACGACAAAAACAAAGAAGTCGATTACAACGCCCTCGACTACGAAGACAACCAATCCGAGGAGGAAGAAACGGTAAAAAAACAAGTCCCAAGCCTCGTCCAGTACCCACTCCCTGGCACTTTCAACCCAAATAACGAAACCGACcagaaaaacaacaaagaCGCGATGATTAACAACACAAAGAGCGACGTCATGGCGATGGCGTTGGGCGTCCAGGTGAAGACCGGCGAAGAGGAGGCGGCGAAAAACGAAACGAAGCAAAACGACGACAAGAAACGAGCACTTCCCGAAGCTGCGAACAAGAAAGAGGAGGTTTTACGGACTGGACGTAATAAATTCGAGACGGAAAAGCCCGATAATGAATATAAAAACGGTAATTATCGTGAAGCGAACCGACGGCGGGTTGAAAGACGTCCGTTTGAAGACCGGAGGCCCGTTCGGAGAGGTTTCGTCCGACGGGATCGCGGGCGCTATGTTCCCTACCCGTCACGTGACCGGAAATACCGGAGGTCGCCAAGGTCCAGGTCCAGGCGCTCGCATAATAGACACTCCAGGAGTCGCAAAACACCGTCTCCAGATAAAGAAAAGGCGACGAGAAATCGCTCGAAATCGTCCGAGGAtgagaaaaaagcaaaaaaacacgAAAGCAACAATCAGAAGATTGACGATGCTGAAGAGAAGTATAAGAAGTTGTTGATTTTGCGGAAACAGATGGAATTGCTGGAaatgaagaagaagaaagagGTGGAGCAAAAATTGCTGGAGGAGAAGCATCGGAAGGCGAAAGAGGAGGCTGATATGTTGGAGAAGGCAAAGAAGGCGAAACGTGAGGCGATTGAGAAGGAGAAGTTGTTGAAGACTTATAAAGTGTTGCAAGAGTTGGATAAGAATAGTTCGAGTAAAGCGAAACGAGAGAGGAGTTATAGTTCCAGTTCGAGCAGTTATAGCGACAGTTCAAGCGATTCTTCGAG gCAGTCGAAGAGACGCCGCAGGTCCCGATCGCGTTCCCGCAGGAAGGACAAGAGGCGAAGCAGTTCAAGAGGACGATCGAAACGTCGAGGCTACACTCCAAAAAGGAAAAGATAA
- the QIL1 gene encoding MICOS complex subunit MIC13 homolog QIL1 — MFRFAIKVGLAASAVYYLNNEGIWKESKESLKAYDKLNTTLEPYVQEARKQVPFELPQFPSGGSKVYNVQVCWNKGVTATFQFLSELPHKVNKWADEGISAILQNPDMQKVFEASGDTKDGKK, encoded by the exons ATGTTCAG GTTCGCCATCAAGGTTGGGTTAGCTGCAAGCgcagtttattatttaaataacgaAGGGATTTGGAAAGAGAGCAAGGAATCACTGAAAGCGTACGATAAACTAAACACCACACTTGAGCCCTATGTGCAAGAGGCGCGAAAACAGGTCCCCTTTGAG TTGCCTCAGTTTCCCAGTGGGGGCAGCAAGGTTTATAATGTCCAGGTTTGCTGGAACAAAGGGGTGACGGCAacgtttcaatttttgagtGAATTACCGCATAAAGTGAACAAGTGGGCGGATGAAGGAATTTCGGCTATTTTGCAAAATCCGGACATGCAAAAAGTGTTTGAAGCTTCCGGGGATACAAAGGATGGGAAAAAGTAG